A region of the Bacillus sp. NP247 genome:
TATATAAAGAATAAATACTCGGAATAAAAATAGGGTCTTGCCCTTTCACCATTAACTTCAAACCATTATTTCCTGCATCTGCACCAGCTTTTAAAAGTATAGACATAACTACCCCCTAAATTAATCTGACATCCCTTCCAAATATATGCGAGCCTATTCTTTTACATTCAAATGTAATGTAATTTTTTATTTATCTTTAAAACAAAATACTATATCCCTTCACCTTTCGTGTAAAAAGTATTTGACATGAAACTTTTCCAATTTTATACTATAATTGTAAAGAGTTTTTTACAATCATGGAGGTGCAATCATATATTGAATACTAAAAAAACTATTTTTATAATCATTGTTTTAACGTTAATTGCAATACTTGTACATGGCACATACAAATACATAACTGAAGGTTCAATTTTGGGCGGGACGATTTTCGCTGGTTCTTTAATACTTGGTAATTTAATTAATCATATTACATGGGGAGATCCCCACGGTATGTCAAAAGAAAGCCAAGATGAAATGGGACAGCAAATTACATATAAAAGCTTTAAAATCGCGTATTTTATGCTTGTAATTGTAATGTTCCTTATATTACTCTTCTCGGAAGGATTTTCTATGGGTCCCAATTTAGATGGAGTTAAAAACCTACCTCTGTTTATCGCACTTTGCTCTTCATTCTTTATTTATCCTATCGTTGAACTCATTGTTGCGAAACAATATAAATAAAAAGATGAGGTTTTCTATATACAGAAAACCTCATCTTTTTATATTTACATATCCTCTACAATCGCTTTTAATTTATTTACAGTCCGCCAATTCCTTATTGTAGCTGGTGTATGCAACTTCTGAAACTGGTTCATTAATTTAGAATTCCGAATGCTATTTTTGAAAAACAAATATACAACCTTTTGATCTATATAGCAATCTTCAAGTTCACTTTTGTACATAAGTAACTGCTTACTCTCTTCTTCAGAAAGTGGATTAGCTAAAAAGGCAACGTGTATACTTTCCCCTTCTAACAAAGCATCAGCCTTATAAGGGGAATGTTTTATAGTATTTATAAATTCATCATTTGTTCTTAACATGACTGGAACATCGAAATCAAATTCGTTTTTAATTTCAGTTTCAATTCGTCCCTTTAGAAAGTTTATATCTTCCTCAGATTCAAACATGATATTACCGCTTTGAATATATGTTTTCACTTGTTTTAATCCTATTGATTCAAACACTCGTTTCAAATCAGCCATTTTGATTACTTTATGTCCGCCTACATTGATTCCCCTTAGTAACGCAATATAAATTGTCATATAATTACCCCTCACATATTCATTAACTAACTATATTTGTTTACACCTTTGTCTTTCTTGGATACTTGCTTTCGTTTTTACTAACATATCATACAATGAAAAAAAACTTACTACATGAATGTTCAAGAGTAAGTTTTCTATATCATCATTTCATTATAGGTAAATGCATTATTATTTGTTGGCCAATTGGTCCCATTCTTCTAAATCCTTTATCTTGGAAGCCGACTTTTTTATATAAATTTTGTGCAGGAATATTTTTTTCATTCACAGCAAGTACAACTTCATTTTTTATTGGGAAATAACGTTTTACAAACTCTTGTAATAGTGCCAATGACTTTTTAGCATACCCTTTTCTTTGTCTATTGTGATTTACAGAAAAGGATGTTAAAAGTAAAGCATTTTCATTATCTGTGAACGCCTGTACTCTATCTCCCGTTTGCAATGCGAAAAGACCTACAGGTACCCCGTTGTAATCTAAAATAACAATCACATTTTTTGTGCGATCACTTTTTGCTTTCTCCAGTAGTTCACTTGGATCTGATGTATATTGAACTTGTTCACTTGGTAAAGTAAATGATTGTATACTTTCTTTATACGTCTCCTTATACGGAACTAATTGAATTTCCCCAGTATGTATGTTCATGCTAAACTCTCCCATTTTCCAACTAATTAACTTAAACCTTGCTGAGCTTTAGAATGCACTTTCCCATCTAAAAATGTAATTTCAACAAATGATTTTGGATCACTGCCTTTCCAAGCAAAAATTTGTTTAATTCGTGTAGAATGTTCTTCCCCTTCTTCTATGAGTAAATCCCCTTCAAAACCGATTAAATCTTTCACTTCTAAATATGTCATTCCTTCATTAATATTTGAGAAATGATTTACATTAATGGATTTTTGATTTTTATTTTCCGTTATAGTAGAAGATGTAGCGGTTTTCTTTTTCACTTCTTTCTTCTGATCACACGCTGTCATACTAAAACCTATGCATAAACTACACAATATGAGTGTGCTTTTTTTTATCATAACGGTTGTCCCTCCTTTCATTATTAAACCATATTTTCCCTTAAAAATAAACTGAATATTTAATTTTAAAAGGAAACCCCGTACGATTTAGCACGGGGTTTCCACTATTTTTTCAAATGGTTATTTGACTGATCTTCTTGTTCTTTTCGTAGTTCTTGTTCTTCATCTTTTGGTAATTGTTTATCATTATCTTTAATTGGATTCGTTTCTCTATTTTCAATCATATCATTTGGAACTTGCGGCATTACACGGCCAACAATTGCTGCTAATTCATCCAGTATACCTTCACCCGTTTTAC
Encoded here:
- a CDS encoding DUF1697 domain-containing protein, which encodes MTIYIALLRGINVGGHKVIKMADLKRVFESIGLKQVKTYIQSGNIMFESEEDINFLKGRIETEIKNEFDFDVPVMLRTNDEFINTIKHSPYKADALLEGESIHVAFLANPLSEEESKQLLMYKSELEDCYIDQKVVYLFFKNSIRNSKLMNQFQKLHTPATIRNWRTVNKLKAIVEDM
- a CDS encoding GNAT family N-acetyltransferase encodes the protein MNIHTGEIQLVPYKETYKESIQSFTLPSEQVQYTSDPSELLEKAKSDRTKNVIVILDYNGVPVGLFALQTGDRVQAFTDNENALLLTSFSVNHNRQRKGYAKKSLALLQEFVKRYFPIKNEVVLAVNEKNIPAQNLYKKVGFQDKGFRRMGPIGQQIIMHLPIMK